Genomic window ([Eubacterium] hominis):
AAGGTAACATTAAGTTTATTAGTGATGCTTTGGAAGAGAAGGAACGTGAGGAATTTTCAAGGCAAAAGGTCATAAAGGCTACAAAAGATCGAAAACAAAACCAGGAGCACATTTAGTTGTGCTCCTTATTTAGGCCTTATTTAAAGGGGGAAAAAGGTGTTAATAAAATTTCTTCAAAAAAAGTAAAAAAAATCGAAAAAAGTTGTTGACACTTATGGATATGTTTGGTATTATATTAGGGCACTGAGGCAAACAGTGCTAAAGAAAAAAATATGCGCCCATAGCTCAACTGGATAGAGCGTTTGACTACGGATCAAAAGGTTGCGGGTTCGATTCCTACTGGGCGCGCCATAAAATATCGGGATGTAGCACAGCTTGGTAGTGCACTTGATTTGGGATCAAGGGGTCGCAGGTTCAAATCCTGTCATCCCGACCATGATATTTTTGGCTGGGTAGCTTAGTTGGCTAGAGCATCCGGTTCATACCCGGAAGGTCGCGAGTTCGAGTCTCGCCCCCGCCACCAATTGACTAATTTGGACCCTTAGCTCAGTTGGTCAGAGCATCCGGCTCATAACCGGTGGGTCGTAGGTTCGAGTCCTACAGGGTCCACCAATTTCATAACAAAATTGGAGGAATACCCAAGTGGTTGAAGGGTCCGGTCTTGAAAACCGGTAGGTCGGGAAACTGGCGCCTGGGTTCGAATCCCAGTTCCTCCGCCAAAAAGTTTAAGGCGTTTAAAATTTATTGCTCATTTATCGCGGGGTAGAGCAGCCTGGTAGCTCGTCGGGCTCATAACCCGGAGGTCGTTGGTTCAAATCCTTCCCCCGCAACCAAATGGTCCCGTAGCTCAGTCGGTAGAGCAAAGGACTGAAAATCCTTGTGTCGTTGGTTCGATTCCGACCGGGACCACCATTTGGAACGTGAAACCTATTTCGTAAGAGATAGGTTTTTTTCTATATGCGGGGGACTCAAACGTCCTCAGGCTGCGGTTTAAGGAACTGGGATAAGACCTAACGGTTTTTAAGTTCATGGGTATGCCTCCAATTGGCGGGGGCGAGTATATAGAACGTCTACCCAGACAAAAAAAACGTGCCTCAGGATTTGATAGGTATAAGGTTTCCTTCCCCTTGCTGTGATTAGAAAGGCTCGTTTCTATATACATTATATGGAATAAAATAAAAATCTGCATATTCGCAGATTTCATTTATAATAATCGATAAAAGTCTGTGCAGTTTCTGAAAGATATCGATCCTTCATACAAATAATATGAATGGAAGTGGTTAAACGTGGATGGTCAATATCATAGATTTTTAAATTTTCATGTTCGATAAGAGCAATTGCGCTTTTAGGAACAATCGCAACACCTAATCCTGCTTTTGCCCATAACAGGGAAGTTCTGGCATCCTGATTAATACAAAAACATGTAGGCAACAGACCAGATTGAAGAAAACAATCCTCCAATAAGGAAGCATAGCGCTCATAATATATTAATGGGACATTAGTTAAATCCTGCAGTTTTAAACGATTATCTTTTGATAAACATTGGCTTTTATCACATACTGCCACCATTCCTTCTTCCCAAAAGGGAATTGCTTTTATATTTTTTTGTGGATATGGCGTGCGGACAACGCCGATTTCAATCAGGCCTTTCTCTAATAGCTCCAGAATCTGAAAAGTATTTCCTTCTTTTAACACAAAAGAAACCTTAGGGAAATCTTCATGGAATTTACGAATGCCATTTTCCAAAAACGCATGATGGGAACTTGATACAATGCCAATACGAAGCTCATGGGCAACTTGTGTTTTCGCATCCTGTACCTCTTTTTTTGTATCCTCACAAAGCCGGCAAATCTGTTCGGCTTTTTCTCTTAATAACTCTCCGGCATCTGTTAATTGTATATGATGCTTGCCACGCAGTACCAACGCTACACCAAGTTCTTCTTCCAACATCTTTAATTGATAAGAAAGGGGAGGCTGTGCCATATGTAAACGTCTTGCTGCTGCTGTGATCTGTCCTTCCTCACAAATCGTGAGGAAATATTGTAACTGTTTAATATCCATTTTTATCACCATACTTTTTTTATATATTTTAAATATTAAACCAATATTATACATATATCAACCCCTTGGGTATAATAATAAAGGCGAAAAGGATGATGAAAATGAAAGAATTGTTAAAATATTTAAAACCATATCGAAAACAATGCATCATTGGGCCATTTTGTAAGTTGATGGAAGCCATATTAGAACTGCTTCTGCCAACACTTATGGCCTATATGATCAATGATGGAATCATGGCACAGGATCAACAACTGGTATATCGTTATAGCTTTATCATGATTTTTATGGTTATGATTGGTTTTGGTTTTTCTATTACCTGCCAATATCAAGCCGCAAAAGCATCACAAGGCTTTGGCACAGATTTAAGAAATGCATTGTTCTCACATATTACTGCATTTTCTTATCAGGATTTAGATTACTTTGGAACACCTACATTAGTCAATCGACTGAGTAATGATGTGAATCAACTGCAGGTTGCCGTTGCGATGTTGATTCGTTTAGTGGTTCGCTCTCCCTTTATTTGTATTGGGGCGATTATTATGGCAATGTTTCTGGATATGCGTTTAGCATGGATTTTAATTGCGAGTGTACCTTTTATTATCCTGATTCTTTATGTGTTTATACGGTTTACGACACCAATGTATCAACAATATCAAAAGCTGCTGGATAAATTTTCTTCTATTCTTGATGATAATTTTGCGGGCATCCGTGTGATTCGTACCTTTGTTTCTAAGAAACGGGAACAAAAGCGATTTCAAGAAAATGTAGATGAACTACAGGTACAGATGATGAAGGTAGCACGTCTTTCTGCCTTATTGAATCCAAGTACGGCAATTGTTGTAAATGGTGCGGTTGTGATTTTAATGTATCAGGGAATTTTAAAAATACAAATAGGTGATTTACAGCCTGGAACAATTGTTGCATTTATCAATTATGCTTCCAGTATCTTATTAGCATTGATTGCTATTAGTAATCTGATCGTCATATTTACCAAAGCATTCGCCAGTGGCAAACGTGTAAGTGAAGTCTTGCGTTATTCACCAGGTCTGGTTTGCGGAAATGCTTCTCTTCAGGAAAAGGATGAGCCAATTGTATGTTTTGATCATGTATCTTTTTCTTATGGAAAAGGGGATGCTGCATTAAGTGATCTGTCCTTTTCTATTCGAAAAGGAGAAAGTATAGGGATCATCGGTGGAACCGGTGCTGGTAAAACTACTTTGATTTCTTTATTATGTCATTTTTATGTGCCTACAGAAGGCAGGATTTTATTATATGGACAGGATATTACTACACTGAGATCATCTGATCTATTATCCCATGTCGTGCTTGTGCCACAGGTAAATGAGTTATTCTCTGGTACCATTGAAGAAAATATCTGCTTTGGATTATCTAATGTATCCAAAGCAGATATTGAACAGGCATTAAGCATTTCTCAAGCTAAAGAGTTTGTGGATGAGCTGCCGAAAGGAATGCATACCAAAATCGAACGTGGGGGAGCAAATTTGTCTGGTGGACAAAAGCAGCGCTTATGTATCGCCAGAGCCATTCTGCGTAAGCCAGATCTATTGATTTTAGATGATGCCAGCAGTGCACTTGATTTCAAGAGTGATGCGGCTTTGCGAAAAGCCCTGAAAGCGATGGATACACAGATGAGCAGAATCATGATATCTCAGCGAGTTAGTACACTTGCGTCATGTGATCGTATTATCGTGTTAGATAATGGAGAGATGGCAGGCTTTGCGCCACATAAAGTATTATATGATACATGTGAAATCTATCATTCCATCTGTGAGAGTCAGCATGTAGAAAGGGGTATTGCATGAGTGGTAAACAAGTGATGAAACAGCTACTTCGTTTCCTGTTTCAGTTTAAATTATATCTGTTGCTGGCATTAGCCTGTGCAATTTTATCTGTCGCATTAAACGTATATGCGCCCTTACTAATTGGAGATATCTTAGATGCGATTACTTCAAAGCCTTTGTCCACAACTTTTCAATTATTGTGTTATTTAGTTGTTGTGTATCTTCTCTATTCTTTATTCCAATGGGGAATGATGTATTTCTCTAATAAGATTGCTTTTTCCAGCAGTTGTGTATTAAGAAAACAGCTATATGAAAAACTTTCCCATTTACCAATATCTTTTTATGATACAAATCCTCGCGGAGATTTAATTTCCCGCTTTGTCAACGATATTGATTATATCAGTGATGGCTTTTTACAGGGCCTATCTACCATGATGAGTGGAGTAACAACGATTGTTTTAGCAATCGTATTCATGATCAACATCAATTGGATTATGAGTATCATTGTCATATTATCCGCACCGTTTACTTATATTGTGGCAAGTTTTATTACCAAACGTTCTCAACAATATTTTCGCAAAAATGCAAATGCGCTTGGTTCTTTGAATGGCTTTAGTGAAGAAATGCTATCAGGTATGAAAACAATCAAAGCATATCATTATGAAGAATCTGCCAACCATACGTTTCAGGAAATGAATCAAACATTATATGAAGCCGGTGTAAAATCTCAATTTTATGGTTCTCTGGCAAATCCAAGTACCCGTTTTGTGACAAATTTTACTTATGCATTAACAGGAGCAGCGGGAGCATTCTTAGCACTTCAATCCATGATTACCATTGGAAACATATCCAGCTTTTTGATGTATGCCAATTTATTTTCTAAACCATTCACGGAAATCACAGGTGTCATGACACAGTTACAGACAGCGATGGCAAGTGCACGACGCATCTTTACGATTTTAGATATGGAAGAAGAACGTGACAGTGGAACGACTTTTTTTACACCAACAAAAGGAAGCATTGAATTTTCTCACGTCAGCTTTGGATATGATAAACATAAGCTTTTAATGAAGGATATTAATTTATGTATACCAGCGGGTGAAAAAGTCGCAATCGTAGGGAAAACCGGTGCTGGAAAAACAACTTTGGTTAATTTATTATTGCGGTTCTATGAAATTAATCAAGGTCATATATATGTGGATGGCGTTGATATCGAACAAATGTCAAAGGATGATTTAAGACGCAGTTTTGGTGTCGTATTACAGGATACCTATCTGTTTGAGGGAACCATTCGTGACAATATCGCTTATGGAAAACCAGAAGCCAGTGATGAAGAAATTATAGCCGCAGCCAAAAAAAGTGGTGCACATGAATTCATCCGTCGTTTTACGCAAGGATATGATACCGTTCTGCATACCAATTCTAATCATTTATCATCCGGTCAAAAACAGTTATTGTCACTTACCCGTGTTTTATTGATGAATCCTAAAATTTTGATATTAGATGAAGCAACCAGCAATATGGATACCATGAGTGAACAACATGTGAATCAGGCAATGGAATTATTGATGGAGGGCAAGACCAGTTTTGTGATTGCACATCGTTTATCTACGATATTAGATGCGGATAAGATTCTGGTTATGGAGCATGGAGATATTATAGAAACTGGAAATCATGAGGAATTAATGAAAAAACAAGGTGCCTATTATACACTTTTTAATAGTCAGTTTACATCTTAGCGATGAGAGTGTTATACTAGAGGTGTAAAAGTTAATCTGTGATAGAGAAAGCGAGTTATCAAAACATGTTTTATGTTTTTAGCTCGCTTTTTATGATGAAAGGAAGGAATACTATGAAGATTGTTATTATCGGTGGAGGCATTATTGGATGTTTTTTGGCACATGATTTATCACGATATGATGTGGATATCACATTGATTGAACGTGAGAGTGATGTTTGTGATGAGGTATCTAGTGCAAACAGTGCAATTATTCATGCAGGATATGATCCTGAAGAACATACATTAAAGGCTCTATTGAATAAAAAAGGTGCGGATATGTATCCTGCAATATGTGAACAATTGAATGTTGACTACAAGCGTATAGGTGCCTATGTTGTCGCAGCTGGTGAAGAGGAAGAAGAAACGCTTTCTATATTATATGAAAGAGGAACAAAACGAGGAATCCACATGGAATGGCTCACAAGGGATGAACTGCTTGAAAAAGAACCGAATATCAGTGCGCAGATTACAAAAGCTTTATCTGTACCTGATACCGCAATCATTACACCATGGGAGATGGGACTTACTCTGATACAGGAAGCTGTATGTAATGGATTGTCTTTAAAGCTGGAAGAAAATGTGGTGGATATCAAACGTAATGGGAAACAGTTTCATGTCATCACAGACAAAGCACACTATGATGCGGATATCGTCATCAATGCCGCAGGACTTGGCAGTGCTAAGATTATGAACATGATAGAAGATACCTCATTATTTGACATTACTCCAAAGCGTGGACAATATTTTATCTTAAGCAAACATGCGACTGATTTTGTGAAGCATGTCTTATATCCAGTACCTGGTAAAGCAGGAAAAGGGGTATTATGTGTACCAACCTGTCATGGCAACATTCTGCTTGGCCCAAACAGTGAAATATTAGAGGAGCAAGATAATGGCACAAGTGCACAAGGACTGAAAGAAGTTAGAGAAAAACTGCAAAAAACCGTGACAAATATTCCATATGGAGAAATTATACACAGCTATGCAGGACTTCGACCATGTGGCAATCATAATGATTTCTTTATTCAGGCATCTCCGATATCTCAAAATTTTATTCACCTGGGATGTATCGATTCACCAGGTCTTGCCAGTGCACCTGCCATCAGTGCTTATGTCATTGAACAATTGATTTTACCACAGCATGTGCTGAAACAAAAAGAATTATATCGTCATTATAAACGTATTACTCCAATGAAAGATCTTTCTTCCCAGCAAAAAGCAGAACGTATCAAAAAACAATCAGCTTTTGGACATATTATCTGCCGTTGTGAGAATATCAGCGAACAGGAGGTAGTGGATTGTATCCATGAGCCATGTGGTGCACGTACAATTAAAGAAATAAAAAAACGCATTCGACCAGGAATGGGAAAATGCCAGGGTGGTTTTTGTGAAATAGAAGTCGCAAAGATTCTGGCTAGAGAACTGCATATCCCATTAGCGGAGGTTCGTTATGATAAAACCAGTTATTTTATGACAAATAAGGGGGTAAGCAAATAATGAAAACATATGATATGATCATTATCGGCGGTGGAAGTGCTGGCATGAGTGCAGCAGTATCTGCTAAAGCGCAGGGTATTCGCAAAATATTGATTTTAGAACGCAGCGAAGAGCTGGGAGGTATCCTTCAACAGTGTATCCATAATGGCTTTGGCCTTCAGATTTTCCATGAAGAAATGAGCGGTCCATTATATGCGCAAACGTATAAAGAAAAAGTAGACGCTATGAAAATTGAATATAAATTAAATACAACAGTGGTATCTGTGAATGAAGAGCGTATAGTAACTTATGTCAATGAACAAGAAGGCTATCAGAGTATAAGTGGAAAAACCATTATTTTTGCCAGTGGTTGTTACGAACGAAATCGTGGAGCGATATCCATACCTGGCAAGCGGATTCCTGGTGTATATACAGCCGGCAGTGCCCAGCGGTTTTTAAATCTTGAAAATATTTTAGTAGGGAAAAAAGTGTTTATCCTTGGCAGTGGAGATATTGGCTTGATTATGGCCAGAAGAATGAGTCTTGAAGGAGCAAAAGTGGAAGGTGTCGCAGAATTAATGCCTTACAGCAATGGATTAACTAGAAATATCGTACAATGCCTGCATGATTTCAATATTCCTTTATATCTTTCTCATACAGTTGTGGATATTAAAGGCACAAACCATGTAGAAGGTGTCACCATTGCCCAGGTGGATGAACATAAACAGCCTATCTCAGGTACAGAAAAAACCTTTGATGTCGATACGTTGTTATTATCGGTTGGATTGATACCTGAAAATGAATTGGGATATCAAATGGGAATTCAGCTGGATGCACATACCAAAGGTGCCAGTGTCAATGAATATTATGAAACTAGTGTTCCTCATGTCTATGCTTGTGGCAATGCGCTGCATGTTCATGATATCGTGGATTTTGTATCACAAGAATCTGCGGATGTCGGTTATTTCGCTGCCATGGATATCTTAAAACAACAACGAGGAAATCGTGCACATGAAACCATCGCAAAACAAGGCGTAGGATATGTATTGCCTCAGGTATTAAGTGATTCCATCAACCATGATGTAACCTTGAGTTTTCGCTGCAGTAAGCCATTTAAAGCATGTCAAATCATCATACAGGATGATACACATATCATAAAAAAGATAACCAAACGTTATCTTTTACCAGCGGAAATGGAACGTATCAAATTAAAGAAAGAAGATTTGCAGAATATAAGCGGGAAACTGTCTGTGGAGGTGCAAGCATTATGATAAAAGCATTCGATTGTATTGTCTGTCCTATGAGCTGTCATATTGAAGTGATGATGGCAAATGATGAAATCATATCCGTTAAAGGCAATACCTGCCCAAGAGGTGAAAAATTTGTTCGTCAGGAGGTAGTCTGTCCCATGCGTATGTTAACGACTACCGTACGCATTCATCATGCGATTCATCCATTACTTCCGGTCATTACTTCACAAAGTGTACCAAGAGATAAATTATCTGATATAATGGAGGTATGTAAAACGCTGGAAGTAGAAGCACCTATACATGAACATGATGTTTTGGTTCATAATATTGCTGATAGTGGTGCTGATTTAATTGCTTCCCGCTTTATGGATCGGAGGTAGGCATATGTTAAAACAGCCGGTGATTCCTGTATTACGTGACATGGCAGCGATAAAGCATTTTATAAAACGTGAGGAAACATGGTGTATCCTAATGGATTTTCATATCAATTTATTAGAGGATGTAATCAAAGAGCTTCATTTGCATAAGAAAAAAGCTTTTGTGCATATGGATTTGATCAAGGGAATCCAGAATGATTTATATGGTGTCCAGTTTCTGACACAGCATCTTCATGTGGATGGGATTATATCCACAAAGCCATCTGCCATTGAAGCCGCAAAAAAGAATCACTGTATTTCTGTTTTACGTGTGTTCCTCATCGATTCACGATCCATTGAAAAAAGTGGATTACTCGCAGAAAAGCTTTCTCCTGATTATGTAGAAGTATTACCAGCTATTATTCCCTTTGCGGTAGAAAAGCTTCATCAATATACCCAGGTGGATGTGATTGGCGGAGGACTTATTCAGTCAGTGGAGGATATAGAAGCATGTTTAGCACAAGGCATGGTTGGCGTTTCAACCAGTCGATTGACCTTATGCGATGAATGGAGGTCAAGGACATGAAAAAAGCTTTGGTACTTGGGGGAGGCGGTAGTAAAGGTGCATATGAAATCGGGGTATGGAAAGCACTTGATGAATTGGATCAGCATTTTGATATCGTATGTGGTACCAGTATTGGCGCAATGATAGGTGTCTTATATGTGCAGCAGGAATATGATACAGCATATGAATTATGGTCAAATTTAACGATTGATGATGTGATGTTGAATGGTATTGATCTGGATATGGATATTGAATTGATCATGTCACAAAAAGGAAAATACAAAGCCTTTCTTGAAAGCTTTGTGGAACATAAGGGTGCAGATATTACACCGTTCTACAATATGATTCATCGTTTATATGATCCAGAAAAATTCTTTAATTCGCCAATAGATTATGGCTGTATGTGTGTCAATGTTTCTAAACGCAGTGCAGCGCCCTTTCTAAAAAAGGATATGAAGAAGGATACGGTGTTAGATTATGTGATGGCATCTGCCTCTTGTTATCCAGCATTCCCCATGAAAATCATCAATGAAGAAAAATATGTAGATGGCGGCTATGCGGATAATGTGCCGATTAAGCTTGCACAGGAAATGGGCGCAGAAGAAATTGTGGCAGTTGATTTAAAAAGTGTCGGTCGCAATGTTGTAAAAGGACCGATGGAGCATTTGATCTATATAGAACCTCAGGTATCCCTTGGAAGCTTTTTGTTATTTGATCATGAACGGATTATGCAAAATATGCAGCTGGGTTATTTGGATACAATGAAGAAATTTCATCGCTTATTAGGCTCTGTGTATACCTTCCCATTACATGATGAAGAAGCAATCCTTGACTTTGAAGAAGAAATGCAGGAGGGCTTTGCCCATTTAAAAGAAGAAATAGAAACAGATAAAATGCATTTACTGACAGAAAAGATTACTTCCTTATCCTTATTGATTGGATTAAATAAATTTCATATTTATGATGCGCCATTTACCGCAATGCTGGAAAAAGCAGCACAGGCATTCTCTTTTGACTATCATAAAATATACGATTTTCAGGATTTCAAGTATCAACTGTTAAAGGTTGTTCAAGCCTATACACCAGATATTCAAAGTGGTTTAAGTGATAGTGATAATATCAAACGTCTATTACATAATATCAAGGATATACATTTAGCAGAGCTTATTTGTGTAAATTTCTATTATCTATTGAAAGATGAAAAAAATATTGCCGTAGTATGGCTTTTAGCAACCATGACGAATGATTCTTTCTTGATTGCTTATCTATTATATTTGATGTACAAGCAACAGAACTGACAGGGAAACCTGTCTTTTTTAGTTAAGACATGTTATAATAAACACATCTTTAAGGATGTGATGTAAATGAAACCAAAATTTATAGATGAACATTCATGGAAAACCATGAAACCTTGGATATTTTTATCCACTTATTTGATTTTACTTGTTTTCTGTTTATGGAATTTCAGTAAGATCAGTGGCTTTGTTGGTTATCTGATTGGCTTGTTTCAATCATTGATCATCGGCATTATCTTTGCGTATATCTTAAATATACCAATGAAACAGATTGAGCAGTTATTAATCAGACATACAAAAGAAAAAGGGTTTATAAGAAAACGCAAACGTGCGATTTCCATGACGCTAACCTTCGTATTGGCGATTATTTTGATTATCATATTAGGTAGTATCATACTACCAAGCATTGTGGACAGTTTTGTATCTTTATTCAATAACTTAACGAAGTTCTTTATGAATATTGTCGCAAACATTGATGCGATTCTGGCATATTTCCATATTGATTATCGTATTGAAAATATCGAACAGGTAAGAGAATTTGTGAATATGCCATGGGAAAAGGTTGTAGAAAATGCGTTAAATATCGTTTCCAGTGGAGCCAATAGTATCTTATCTAATGCAGGGGCATTCCTGTCTAGCTTTGCGGTAGGTTTTACTGGCTTTATGTTTTCCTTATATCTATTAAGTGGCAAAGAATCTTTTATTCGTCAGATGCGTAAAGTAACGGTGGCATGCCTTGGTTACAATAAAGCAAACAGTGTATTCTATTATGCCAGCCGTGTTAATAAAATCTTTTACAGCTTTATCAGTGGACAGTTAGTAGAAGCATGTATTTTATGGGTATTATATTATGTATCCATGAAGCTGCTGGGCTTCCCTTATACTGAATTGATTGCGACCCTGATTGCAGTATTCTCATTTATTCCGGTATTTGGACCAATGATGGCAATGGTTGTTGGTGCGATCATGATGCTGTCTGTGGATCCTTTAAAGAGTATCTGGTTTATGATTTTCTATCAGATCATGTCACAATTTGAAGACAATGTCATTTATCCAAGAGTTGTAGGAAACTCTGTAGGACTACCTGGACTTTGGGTATTATTGTCAATCTTTGTACTAGGCAATGTCTTTGGCATCTTTGGTATGGTTATGGCAGTGCCTGCGACCGCCTGTGTATATACATTCTTTGCGGAGTTTGTGAACAAGCGTTTAAAGAAACAGAACCTGATTGTGACAGATCAGGAAATAAAGCAAATACCACAACAAGAAGAGTAAGTTGAGATGAATTTCTCAACTTTTTCTTTTATCTATTTTTCAA
Coding sequences:
- a CDS encoding LysR family transcriptional regulator translates to MDIKQLQYFLTICEEGQITAAARRLHMAQPPLSYQLKMLEEELGVALVLRGKHHIQLTDAGELLREKAEQICRLCEDTKKEVQDAKTQVAHELRIGIVSSSHHAFLENGIRKFHEDFPKVSFVLKEGNTFQILELLEKGLIEIGVVRTPYPQKNIKAIPFWEEGMVAVCDKSQCLSKDNRLKLQDLTNVPLIYYERYASLLEDCFLQSGLLPTCFCINQDARTSLLWAKAGLGVAIVPKSAIALIEHENLKIYDIDHPRLTTSIHIICMKDRYLSETAQTFIDYYK
- a CDS encoding ABC transporter ATP-binding protein, whose amino-acid sequence is MKELLKYLKPYRKQCIIGPFCKLMEAILELLLPTLMAYMINDGIMAQDQQLVYRYSFIMIFMVMIGFGFSITCQYQAAKASQGFGTDLRNALFSHITAFSYQDLDYFGTPTLVNRLSNDVNQLQVAVAMLIRLVVRSPFICIGAIIMAMFLDMRLAWILIASVPFIILILYVFIRFTTPMYQQYQKLLDKFSSILDDNFAGIRVIRTFVSKKREQKRFQENVDELQVQMMKVARLSALLNPSTAIVVNGAVVILMYQGILKIQIGDLQPGTIVAFINYASSILLALIAISNLIVIFTKAFASGKRVSEVLRYSPGLVCGNASLQEKDEPIVCFDHVSFSYGKGDAALSDLSFSIRKGESIGIIGGTGAGKTTLISLLCHFYVPTEGRILLYGQDITTLRSSDLLSHVVLVPQVNELFSGTIEENICFGLSNVSKADIEQALSISQAKEFVDELPKGMHTKIERGGANLSGGQKQRLCIARAILRKPDLLILDDASSALDFKSDAALRKALKAMDTQMSRIMISQRVSTLASCDRIIVLDNGEMAGFAPHKVLYDTCEIYHSICESQHVERGIA
- a CDS encoding ABC transporter ATP-binding protein, with the translated sequence MSGKQVMKQLLRFLFQFKLYLLLALACAILSVALNVYAPLLIGDILDAITSKPLSTTFQLLCYLVVVYLLYSLFQWGMMYFSNKIAFSSSCVLRKQLYEKLSHLPISFYDTNPRGDLISRFVNDIDYISDGFLQGLSTMMSGVTTIVLAIVFMININWIMSIIVILSAPFTYIVASFITKRSQQYFRKNANALGSLNGFSEEMLSGMKTIKAYHYEESANHTFQEMNQTLYEAGVKSQFYGSLANPSTRFVTNFTYALTGAAGAFLALQSMITIGNISSFLMYANLFSKPFTEITGVMTQLQTAMASARRIFTILDMEEERDSGTTFFTPTKGSIEFSHVSFGYDKHKLLMKDINLCIPAGEKVAIVGKTGAGKTTLVNLLLRFYEINQGHIYVDGVDIEQMSKDDLRRSFGVVLQDTYLFEGTIRDNIAYGKPEASDEEIIAAAKKSGAHEFIRRFTQGYDTVLHTNSNHLSSGQKQLLSLTRVLLMNPKILILDEATSNMDTMSEQHVNQAMELLMEGKTSFVIAHRLSTILDADKILVMEHGDIIETGNHEELMKKQGAYYTLFNSQFTS
- a CDS encoding NAD(P)/FAD-dependent oxidoreductase, with product MKIVIIGGGIIGCFLAHDLSRYDVDITLIERESDVCDEVSSANSAIIHAGYDPEEHTLKALLNKKGADMYPAICEQLNVDYKRIGAYVVAAGEEEEETLSILYERGTKRGIHMEWLTRDELLEKEPNISAQITKALSVPDTAIITPWEMGLTLIQEAVCNGLSLKLEENVVDIKRNGKQFHVITDKAHYDADIVINAAGLGSAKIMNMIEDTSLFDITPKRGQYFILSKHATDFVKHVLYPVPGKAGKGVLCVPTCHGNILLGPNSEILEEQDNGTSAQGLKEVREKLQKTVTNIPYGEIIHSYAGLRPCGNHNDFFIQASPISQNFIHLGCIDSPGLASAPAISAYVIEQLILPQHVLKQKELYRHYKRITPMKDLSSQQKAERIKKQSAFGHIICRCENISEQEVVDCIHEPCGARTIKEIKKRIRPGMGKCQGGFCEIEVAKILARELHIPLAEVRYDKTSYFMTNKGVSK
- a CDS encoding FAD-dependent oxidoreductase, which produces MKTYDMIIIGGGSAGMSAAVSAKAQGIRKILILERSEELGGILQQCIHNGFGLQIFHEEMSGPLYAQTYKEKVDAMKIEYKLNTTVVSVNEERIVTYVNEQEGYQSISGKTIIFASGCYERNRGAISIPGKRIPGVYTAGSAQRFLNLENILVGKKVFILGSGDIGLIMARRMSLEGAKVEGVAELMPYSNGLTRNIVQCLHDFNIPLYLSHTVVDIKGTNHVEGVTIAQVDEHKQPISGTEKTFDVDTLLLSVGLIPENELGYQMGIQLDAHTKGASVNEYYETSVPHVYACGNALHVHDIVDFVSQESADVGYFAAMDILKQQRGNRAHETIAKQGVGYVLPQVLSDSINHDVTLSFRCSKPFKACQIIIQDDTHIIKKITKRYLLPAEMERIKLKKEDLQNISGKLSVEVQAL
- a CDS encoding DUF1667 domain-containing protein, which codes for MIKAFDCIVCPMSCHIEVMMANDEIISVKGNTCPRGEKFVRQEVVCPMRMLTTTVRIHHAIHPLLPVITSQSVPRDKLSDIMEVCKTLEVEAPIHEHDVLVHNIADSGADLIASRFMDRR
- a CDS encoding glycerol-3-phosphate responsive antiterminator, which codes for MLKQPVIPVLRDMAAIKHFIKREETWCILMDFHINLLEDVIKELHLHKKKAFVHMDLIKGIQNDLYGVQFLTQHLHVDGIISTKPSAIEAAKKNHCISVLRVFLIDSRSIEKSGLLAEKLSPDYVEVLPAIIPFAVEKLHQYTQVDVIGGGLIQSVEDIEACLAQGMVGVSTSRLTLCDEWRSRT
- a CDS encoding patatin-like phospholipase family protein — its product is MKKALVLGGGGSKGAYEIGVWKALDELDQHFDIVCGTSIGAMIGVLYVQQEYDTAYELWSNLTIDDVMLNGIDLDMDIELIMSQKGKYKAFLESFVEHKGADITPFYNMIHRLYDPEKFFNSPIDYGCMCVNVSKRSAAPFLKKDMKKDTVLDYVMASASCYPAFPMKIINEEKYVDGGYADNVPIKLAQEMGAEEIVAVDLKSVGRNVVKGPMEHLIYIEPQVSLGSFLLFDHERIMQNMQLGYLDTMKKFHRLLGSVYTFPLHDEEAILDFEEEMQEGFAHLKEEIETDKMHLLTEKITSLSLLIGLNKFHIYDAPFTAMLEKAAQAFSFDYHKIYDFQDFKYQLLKVVQAYTPDIQSGLSDSDNIKRLLHNIKDIHLAELICVNFYYLLKDEKNIAVVWLLATMTNDSFLIAYLLYLMYKQQN
- a CDS encoding AI-2E family transporter, which encodes MKPKFIDEHSWKTMKPWIFLSTYLILLVFCLWNFSKISGFVGYLIGLFQSLIIGIIFAYILNIPMKQIEQLLIRHTKEKGFIRKRKRAISMTLTFVLAIILIIILGSIILPSIVDSFVSLFNNLTKFFMNIVANIDAILAYFHIDYRIENIEQVREFVNMPWEKVVENALNIVSSGANSILSNAGAFLSSFAVGFTGFMFSLYLLSGKESFIRQMRKVTVACLGYNKANSVFYYASRVNKIFYSFISGQLVEACILWVLYYVSMKLLGFPYTELIATLIAVFSFIPVFGPMMAMVVGAIMMLSVDPLKSIWFMIFYQIMSQFEDNVIYPRVVGNSVGLPGLWVLLSIFVLGNVFGIFGMVMAVPATACVYTFFAEFVNKRLKKQNLIVTDQEIKQIPQQEE